In Erigeron canadensis isolate Cc75 chromosome 8, C_canadensis_v1, whole genome shotgun sequence, the DNA window GCTTCCAAATACAAAATGTGCCAGAAGGTATATTTTCCAATTCGTCAACTTCTGATGACGACGAAGACGATTCTTCTTGATCATTATCAATAAAAAGGTTTCCTAACGAAGTTGTTATAAAAGCAGAACCATCCttagaaatattattatttatttcatcATTTAACAAAATATCACGGTTGAAAACAGGAAAACTAGCCCATACTTCCTCTTCGTCGCTAAATACCACCGAAAACTCAAAATCGTTGCCTTCCACAACACCTGATCCAAATTCGTTAAGTCGAGCGTGCTCTTCACGGATGACTTTATCGACAGCTTTGGATGTTAAACTATCCGAAGAGTAACAATTGAAGCTAGGTGAGATTTCAGATTCTTCTATTTTCATTTGTGTTTgcattttgaagatatatatttgttaattgGTGTTTGGAAGATAAAACAATTTAGA includes these proteins:
- the LOC122580068 gene encoding uncharacterized protein LOC122580068 — encoded protein: MQTQMKIEESEISPSFNCYSSDSLTSKAVDKVIREEHARLNEFGSGVVEGNDFEFSVVFSDEEEVWASFPVFNRDILLNDEINNNISKDGSAFITTSLGNLFIDNDQEESSSSSSEVDELENIPSGTFCIWKPKTTKDGGSSPGMSKCKKSNSTGSTVSKKWKIRCSFKRCNSEGKEPMVSLLTPPPNSNNKKIDSRTSPKRKRIISGKLKTQTPVHELFYVQRRAENEMGKKKSYLPYRKDMFGLFANVNGMGKMLPF